Proteins encoded together in one Rossellomorea sp. y25 window:
- a CDS encoding response regulator transcription factor: MARILIAEDEEVLRMLMVDTLEDEGHELDEAADGREAVDQIMENDYDLILLDYMMPLLSGLEVIERVRNSPEKSTVKIMMVSAKSQQSDKDLVLKSGADYFIAKPYSPAELVQRIEDILNEEN, from the coding sequence ATGGCGAGAATTCTCATTGCGGAAGATGAAGAAGTCCTCCGGATGTTGATGGTGGATACACTCGAAGACGAGGGACATGAGCTCGATGAAGCAGCCGATGGCCGGGAAGCGGTCGATCAGATCATGGAAAATGACTATGATCTCATTCTTCTCGATTATATGATGCCTCTTTTGAGTGGTCTGGAAGTGATTGAAAGGGTGAGGAATTCACCTGAAAAAAGTACGGTGAAAATCATGATGGTTTCTGCCAAGAGCCAGCAATCGGATAAGGACCTCGTGTTGAAATCCGGAGCCGATTATTTCATCGCCAAGCCGTACAGTCCGGCAGAACTCGTTCAGCGGATCGAGGACATATTGAATGAAGAAAATTAA
- a CDS encoding glycosyltransferase, translating into MNITAEWGNIMMFIGWFVLIYMILVISFYTILLVISLFQLRKTYGLDDWQPYEELLHLHQTKPVSILVPAYNESVGIMATVRSLLSIEYPEYEIIIINDGSTDDTMEKLVEAFQLVKIKWVIRQQLQTKSVKGVYQSKLYKNLLVIDKENGGKADALNAGINVSNYPYFCSIDGDSVLERTAFLKVMKPIIESDGDVIASGGSIRIANGCEIESGEIVKVGLSRSPIVVMQVIEYLRAFLMGRIGLSRHNLLLIVSGAFGVFSKRWVVDAGGYSHTVGEDMELVVRLHRYVKEQRADKKIVYVPDPVSWTEAPESLKYLRRQRSRWHRGLFESLWIHRRLLFNPKYGSIGMVSMPYFLIIEFFGPVVELMGYIIMILSLFLGGVYLEFAILLFLLSILYGSILSMAAVLLEEWSVRKYPKASDIGRLFAYSLTETLWYRPLTVLWRCEGILDVIRKKRGWGEMARKGVSK; encoded by the coding sequence ATGAATATAACAGCAGAATGGGGAAACATCATGATGTTCATCGGATGGTTTGTTCTCATTTATATGATTCTTGTTATCTCTTTTTATACGATTCTCCTCGTGATCTCCCTTTTTCAATTAAGGAAAACCTACGGGCTGGATGATTGGCAGCCGTACGAAGAGCTCTTACACCTCCATCAGACGAAGCCGGTTTCCATACTGGTCCCTGCTTACAATGAATCTGTCGGTATCATGGCGACGGTGAGGTCCTTACTGAGTATTGAATACCCTGAATATGAAATCATTATCATAAACGATGGCTCAACCGATGATACCATGGAAAAGCTCGTTGAGGCATTCCAATTGGTGAAGATTAAATGGGTGATCCGTCAACAGCTTCAAACAAAGTCAGTAAAGGGAGTTTACCAATCAAAGCTGTACAAAAATTTGCTCGTTATCGATAAAGAAAATGGCGGGAAAGCCGATGCATTGAATGCCGGGATTAACGTGTCCAATTATCCATACTTCTGTTCCATTGATGGAGACTCGGTTCTTGAACGGACCGCCTTCTTAAAGGTGATGAAACCGATCATTGAATCAGATGGCGACGTGATTGCATCCGGTGGAAGTATTCGCATCGCCAACGGATGTGAAATCGAAAGTGGAGAAATTGTGAAAGTAGGGTTGTCACGTTCTCCAATCGTTGTCATGCAGGTCATTGAATATTTACGGGCGTTCCTTATGGGGCGCATCGGCTTAAGCAGGCACAATCTGCTGCTGATCGTATCGGGAGCGTTTGGTGTGTTCTCGAAGCGCTGGGTCGTGGACGCAGGAGGATATTCCCACACGGTAGGAGAGGATATGGAACTTGTTGTCAGGCTCCATCGGTATGTAAAGGAGCAAAGAGCGGACAAAAAGATTGTTTATGTTCCGGATCCAGTCAGCTGGACGGAGGCACCGGAATCATTGAAGTACTTGAGGCGCCAGAGGAGCAGATGGCATCGGGGTTTATTTGAAAGCCTTTGGATTCACCGCCGCCTTCTGTTTAACCCCAAATATGGCTCTATTGGAATGGTGTCCATGCCTTATTTTCTTATCATTGAATTCTTTGGTCCTGTCGTTGAATTGATGGGTTATATCATTATGATTCTATCGCTCTTTCTCGGCGGGGTTTATCTTGAATTTGCGATTTTATTATTTTTACTCTCGATCCTTTATGGCTCGATTCTGTCCATGGCAGCCGTTCTTCTGGAAGAATGGTCCGTCAGAAAGTATCCGAAAGCATCCGACATCGGGAGGCTTTTCGCCTATTCATTAACCGAGACATTATGGTATCGTCCGTTAACCGTTTTATGGCGCTGTGAAGGAATACTCGACGTGATCCGCAAGAAAAGGGGCTGGGGAGAAATGGCGAGAAAAGGGGTGTCAAAATGA
- a CDS encoding HEAT repeat domain-containing protein → MIDNKNRGKIERFKEEYQLALFQFLHEGVKDEKLMQGSPLQTRALIELLAGFSKMFASLDIQERLQGFAEDHFQTFILSQLRHRRWSLRMNALYWIQDFKMESMTGALRELQDSKSMSRSEEIQLLKIAVLFDEEDLLARLTGTKHDLTEFEYSILFHSFREDQFQPLVLAFDELPDVMKYALIDSIGVKNRMEHVAFLEDLLEVDSTELRVRALKAVVGMEFYLSIPKLSVHLRAESWQERLMAIKACEYIRSRELTPYLQELMSDPSFYVRSQAAQSLLRLENGKALLGEIAAHAEDEYARDMAGQWLERGAVT, encoded by the coding sequence ATGATCGACAATAAAAATCGGGGTAAGATCGAGAGGTTTAAAGAGGAGTATCAATTAGCCCTTTTTCAGTTTTTACATGAGGGCGTGAAGGATGAGAAGTTAATGCAAGGCTCGCCTTTACAGACCAGGGCGCTCATTGAGTTGTTGGCCGGCTTTTCAAAGATGTTTGCATCTCTCGACATTCAGGAACGATTGCAAGGGTTTGCAGAAGACCATTTTCAAACGTTCATTCTGTCACAGCTGAGGCACAGAAGGTGGAGCCTTAGGATGAATGCCCTTTACTGGATACAGGATTTCAAGATGGAAAGTATGACTGGAGCATTAAGGGAGCTCCAAGACTCCAAATCGATGAGCAGATCGGAAGAAATTCAATTGCTGAAAATCGCTGTTCTGTTCGATGAGGAAGACCTGCTTGCTAGATTGACTGGGACGAAGCATGATTTGACGGAATTTGAGTACAGTATACTGTTTCATTCATTCAGGGAAGATCAGTTTCAACCATTGGTCCTGGCTTTTGATGAACTCCCTGATGTGATGAAATATGCCCTCATCGATTCGATCGGGGTAAAAAATAGGATGGAACATGTTGCTTTCCTAGAGGACCTGTTGGAGGTGGACTCCACTGAACTAAGGGTCCGTGCATTGAAAGCGGTGGTGGGTATGGAGTTTTATCTTTCCATACCTAAACTTTCCGTTCACCTACGCGCTGAATCCTGGCAGGAACGGCTGATGGCCATCAAAGCATGTGAGTATATCCGTTCCCGGGAGCTCACTCCATACTTACAAGAGCTTATGAGTGATCCATCTTTTTATGTCCGGTCCCAGGCGGCGCAATCCCTCTTGCGCCTTGAAAACGGGAAAGCTTTGTTAGGAGAAATCGCTGCCCATGCCGAAGACGAATATGCAAGGGATATGGCTGGGCAATGGCTGGAAAGGGGGGCGGTTACATGA
- a CDS encoding diguanylate cyclase: MEKYTKHFFNNIRKKLQEWETAVAIPHEEVYRFIHSLAGSASVLGLHKIGDRSRELMDRYEEKEGRTWTISEVKEELFDIIQYCYQYEEESIGVLPGKQSRSGEEPVILLIDDDTSFLMYMKEELEKIGWYVVPIANPDKAIISYYDVRPDCAIIDIYMDGTNGFEVLDFFKKKLKQQFIPTVMVSGENSKEVRMKSYQMGADDFIAKPFELDEFIVRVERQMERKKQMEELVLIDELTLVYNRKYLSQAYAQVQSNWARTGDSYCLAVLDLDYFKGVNDRYGHLVGDQVLKKFASQLKSETRVQDTVFRFGGEEFVVLFPNTSIKEACTLVDDIRKRFSQLKFQAESDFFCTFSAGVTEIADPTKPFDTWLKLADQALYEAKSSGRNIVKMDGKASEHTPHKTMKIAIVDDDPIIRTVMMDIVSKLPGEQHIQYDIQTFKDGAAFIESEWHMTNPCLVILDGVMPKMDGLEVLERLRSRSDSDRYKVLMLTSRRSEKDISRSLQLGADDYMTKPFKLLELEARLGQMLKRMR; the protein is encoded by the coding sequence ATGGAAAAATACACAAAGCATTTCTTTAATAATATTCGAAAAAAATTGCAAGAGTGGGAAACAGCCGTCGCCATCCCCCATGAAGAGGTGTACAGGTTCATCCACTCGTTGGCTGGATCAGCTTCGGTCCTTGGCTTACATAAAATCGGGGATAGGTCCCGCGAATTGATGGACCGGTATGAGGAAAAAGAAGGCCGGACGTGGACGATTTCGGAAGTGAAGGAAGAACTGTTCGATATCATCCAGTACTGTTATCAATATGAGGAGGAATCAATCGGAGTATTACCAGGTAAACAAAGCAGGTCTGGGGAAGAACCTGTTATATTACTCATTGATGATGATACGTCCTTCCTTATGTACATGAAGGAAGAGCTGGAGAAAATCGGGTGGTATGTCGTCCCTATCGCCAACCCTGATAAGGCGATCATATCCTACTATGATGTGAGGCCGGATTGTGCCATCATCGATATTTATATGGACGGTACGAACGGATTCGAAGTCCTGGATTTTTTCAAGAAGAAGTTGAAGCAGCAATTCATTCCTACTGTCATGGTGAGTGGGGAGAACAGTAAGGAAGTCCGTATGAAAAGCTATCAGATGGGAGCCGATGATTTTATTGCAAAACCATTTGAGCTTGATGAGTTTATTGTCCGTGTAGAGAGGCAGATGGAACGGAAGAAACAGATGGAAGAGCTTGTACTGATCGATGAATTGACCCTGGTTTATAATCGTAAATACCTGAGTCAGGCTTATGCTCAAGTGCAAAGTAATTGGGCGAGGACCGGGGACTCGTATTGTTTGGCCGTCCTTGATTTAGACTATTTCAAAGGAGTGAACGACCGGTACGGCCATCTTGTTGGGGATCAAGTCTTAAAGAAATTTGCCTCACAGCTAAAGTCCGAAACAAGAGTTCAGGACACTGTCTTTCGCTTTGGGGGGGAAGAATTTGTCGTATTGTTCCCTAATACGTCTATAAAAGAAGCGTGTACTCTTGTCGATGATATACGTAAGAGGTTCAGTCAATTGAAGTTTCAGGCAGAGTCTGACTTTTTCTGTACCTTCTCAGCAGGGGTCACAGAAATTGCTGATCCGACGAAGCCTTTCGATACATGGCTTAAGCTTGCCGATCAGGCCCTTTATGAGGCGAAAAGCAGCGGCAGGAATATTGTGAAGATGGATGGGAAAGCAAGTGAGCATACTCCTCATAAAACGATGAAAATTGCTATTGTCGATGATGATCCAATCATCCGGACGGTGATGATGGACATCGTGTCGAAGCTGCCGGGTGAGCAGCATATTCAGTATGACATCCAGACATTCAAAGATGGGGCCGCTTTTATAGAGTCAGAGTGGCATATGACAAACCCTTGTCTGGTGATATTAGACGGGGTGATGCCGAAGATGGATGGGCTTGAAGTATTGGAGCGCCTCCGTTCAAGGAGTGATTCCGATCGCTACAAGGTGCTCATGCTGACATCCCGGAGGAGCGAAAAGGACATTTCAAGATCCCTTCAGCTTGGAGCGGACGATTATATGACGAAGCCGTTTAAACTATTAGAGCTTGAGGCCCGTTTGGGTCAAATGCTAAAAAGGATGAGATAG
- a CDS encoding HPr family phosphocarrier protein, producing MVEKQVEVKLKTGLQARPAALFVQEANRFSSEIFLEKDGKKVNAKSIMGLMSLAISTGSAITLVADGSDEEEALVALERFVQKEA from the coding sequence ATGGTGGAAAAACAAGTGGAAGTGAAATTGAAAACAGGTCTTCAGGCACGTCCGGCGGCATTATTCGTTCAGGAGGCGAACCGCTTCTCATCTGAAATCTTCTTAGAAAAGGATGGGAAGAAGGTAAATGCAAAAAGCATCATGGGCTTAATGAGTTTAGCCATTTCTACAGGTTCTGCCATTACGTTAGTAGCGGACGGAAGTGACGAAGAAGAAGCATTGGTTGCACTGGAGAGATTTGTACAAAAAGAAGCATAG
- the whiA gene encoding DNA-binding protein WhiA, with translation MSFASETKKELTNIEVKDCCANAELSALIRMNGSLSFSNQKLVVNIQTENAAIARRIYTLIKKGYDTPVELLVRKKMRLKKNNVYIVRIKEDSKMILEDLKILGEGFTFIHNISEDLIKKKCCRRSYLRGAFLAGGSVNNPETSSYHLEIFSLYSEHNDALSELMNSFGLNSKTLERKKGFITYLKEAEKITEFLNIIGAHNALLRFEDVRIVRDMRNSVNRLVNCETANLNKTIGAALRQVENIKFIEKHVGLQVLPDKLREIAELRVNYQDVTLKELGEMVSGGTISKSGINHRLRKIDQLAEKLRAGEKMQ, from the coding sequence ATGTCGTTTGCGTCCGAAACGAAAAAAGAATTAACCAACATTGAAGTAAAAGATTGTTGCGCGAATGCAGAATTATCCGCGTTGATTCGTATGAATGGTTCATTGTCATTCTCGAATCAAAAGCTCGTCGTCAATATTCAAACCGAAAACGCCGCCATTGCCAGGAGAATCTATACATTGATCAAAAAGGGATACGACACCCCGGTAGAGCTATTAGTGCGGAAGAAGATGCGGCTAAAGAAAAACAATGTCTACATTGTACGAATCAAAGAAGATTCAAAGATGATTCTCGAGGATTTGAAAATTCTAGGTGAGGGTTTCACCTTTATTCATAATATATCGGAAGACTTAATCAAGAAGAAATGCTGCAGACGTTCATATTTAAGGGGAGCGTTCCTTGCAGGAGGCTCTGTTAACAATCCGGAAACCTCATCCTATCACTTAGAAATTTTTTCTCTTTATTCTGAACACAACGATGCGTTGTCCGAGCTGATGAATTCCTTCGGGTTGAATAGTAAAACCCTTGAACGAAAAAAAGGCTTCATTACGTATTTGAAGGAAGCAGAGAAAATCACGGAGTTTTTGAATATCATCGGGGCCCACAATGCCTTGCTCCGATTTGAGGATGTACGGATTGTCAGGGATATGAGAAATTCCGTTAATCGTCTTGTAAATTGTGAGACGGCTAATTTAAATAAAACCATCGGTGCTGCTTTAAGACAGGTCGAAAACATTAAGTTTATTGAAAAGCATGTAGGATTACAGGTATTACCCGATAAACTAAGAGAAATCGCAGAATTACGAGTGAATTATCAAGACGTTACATTGAAAGAACTAGGGGAAATGGTGTCAGGCGGCACCATCAGTAAATCAGGGATTAATCACCGCTTAAGGAAAATTGACCAGCTTGCTGAGAAACTCAGAGCGGGAGAGAAGATGCAATAA
- a CDS encoding YvcK family protein: MTHTPKVVVIGGGTGLPVLLRGLKRHPIDISAIVTVADDGGSSGRLRDSLDIPPPGDIRNVLAALSEVEPLVEQMFQHRFETTNELSGHALGNLIIAALASITGDFVHAIQEMSRVLNVKGKVLPSANQSVILKAEMEDGTIVTGESAIPKAGKKIKRVFLKPDSIKPLGETLRAIKEADLIVMGPGSLYTSILPNLLVPGIGEAVCRAKAKKMYICNIMTQAGETLDYSASDHVKALYDHLETPSIDYILVNKKQVPKEVQARYNEEQASPVHFDMEKLRSMGLEVIAEEILSYDNHLVRHNTEKVADIIYSYLEKSTR; encoded by the coding sequence ATGACACATACACCCAAGGTCGTCGTGATCGGAGGAGGAACGGGCCTGCCCGTCCTTCTTCGTGGATTAAAACGACACCCTATCGATATATCGGCCATTGTCACTGTCGCTGATGACGGTGGCAGCTCAGGTCGTTTGCGTGACAGCTTGGATATTCCTCCTCCGGGAGATATACGGAATGTCCTGGCTGCTCTTTCAGAAGTGGAGCCACTGGTGGAACAAATGTTTCAGCATCGTTTTGAAACAACGAATGAACTTTCCGGTCATGCTTTAGGAAACCTGATTATCGCTGCCCTTGCTTCCATTACAGGTGATTTTGTTCATGCGATTCAGGAAATGAGCAGAGTATTGAATGTGAAGGGGAAGGTTTTGCCTTCGGCGAATCAAAGTGTCATCTTAAAGGCGGAGATGGAGGATGGAACGATTGTCACTGGAGAATCGGCCATTCCGAAAGCCGGGAAGAAGATCAAACGGGTCTTCTTAAAGCCGGATAGCATCAAGCCATTGGGAGAAACCTTAAGGGCCATTAAGGAAGCCGATTTAATTGTGATGGGACCGGGAAGTCTATATACTAGTATTTTACCGAATCTCCTTGTTCCAGGGATTGGCGAAGCGGTATGCCGGGCGAAAGCGAAGAAGATGTATATCTGCAACATCATGACCCAGGCGGGAGAAACACTGGACTATTCAGCAAGTGACCATGTGAAGGCTTTATACGATCACCTGGAAACGCCAAGCATTGATTATATCTTAGTCAACAAAAAGCAGGTACCGAAAGAGGTGCAGGCCCGATATAATGAAGAACAAGCGAGTCCCGTTCACTTTGATATGGAAAAATTAAGGTCCATGGGCTTAGAAGTGATTGCAGAAGAGATTCTCTCCTATGACAACCATCTTGTTCGTCATAACACGGAGAAGGTCGCTGATATCATTTATTCTTATCTTGAAAAATCAACCAGATAA
- the rapZ gene encoding RNase adapter RapZ gives MSTGSTNDVQLVIITGMSGAGKTVAIQSFEDLGFFCVDNLPPTLLPKFLELMKESGNKMNKVALVMDLRGREFFDHLFKALDELAETSWVTPQVLYLDADDSSLVRRYKETRRSHPLAPSGLPLEGIRQERELLEELKGRAQLIYTTSTMKPRELREKILTEFSVNKKTIFTVNVVSFGFKHGIPIDADLVFDVRFLPNPHYIDHMRPKTGLDEEVSTYVLKWNETNKFIEKVTDLLSFMLPQYKREGKSQLVVAIGCTGGQHRSVALAEYLGHHFEKDYQTKISHRDIQKRKGLTT, from the coding sequence ATGAGTACAGGTTCTACAAACGATGTTCAATTAGTAATCATAACAGGGATGTCCGGAGCTGGTAAAACCGTTGCCATTCAGAGCTTCGAGGATTTAGGATTTTTCTGTGTGGACAATCTGCCGCCAACTCTCCTGCCAAAGTTTTTGGAACTGATGAAAGAGTCCGGTAATAAAATGAATAAGGTCGCGCTCGTTATGGACCTAAGGGGAAGAGAATTTTTTGACCATCTTTTTAAAGCATTGGACGAATTGGCGGAAACCTCCTGGGTGACACCGCAGGTTTTATATCTTGATGCAGATGATTCCTCTCTTGTCAGACGATACAAGGAAACACGACGTTCTCATCCGCTGGCTCCTTCAGGTTTGCCTCTTGAAGGAATTCGTCAGGAGAGAGAGCTCCTTGAAGAGTTAAAAGGTCGTGCGCAGTTAATTTATACAACTTCAACCATGAAGCCCAGAGAGCTTCGGGAAAAGATTCTAACGGAATTCTCGGTGAATAAAAAGACGATTTTCACGGTGAATGTCGTGTCTTTCGGTTTCAAGCACGGTATCCCGATAGATGCCGATTTGGTGTTTGATGTACGCTTCCTGCCAAATCCGCATTATATTGATCATATGCGGCCGAAAACGGGGTTGGATGAAGAAGTGTCCACCTATGTGCTGAAATGGAATGAAACGAATAAATTCATCGAGAAAGTGACCGATTTACTGTCGTTCATGCTTCCACAATACAAGCGTGAAGGAAAGAGTCAGCTTGTGGTCGCGATTGGATGTACAGGCGGGCAGCATCGATCGGTTGCGTTGGCAGAGTATCTTGGCCATCATTTTGAAAAGGACTATCAAACGAAAATTTCTCATCGAGATATTCAGAAGAGAAAGGGTCTAACAACATGA
- a CDS encoding 8-oxo-dGTP diphosphatase has translation MQRVTNCLYLDGDKVLLLQKPRRNWWVAPGGKMESGESIRDAVIREYREETGIYLKNPDLKGVFTFIIKEGDQIKSEWMMFSFFATEADGVNLQESEEGKIKWHPIEDIKDLPMAEGDYHILDYLLHGKNTIYGTFTYTPDFKLLSYRLDPS, from the coding sequence GTGCAACGTGTCACAAATTGTTTATATCTGGATGGAGACAAGGTGCTCCTTCTCCAAAAGCCAAGAAGGAATTGGTGGGTCGCTCCAGGTGGGAAAATGGAGTCCGGCGAATCGATCAGGGATGCTGTCATTCGTGAGTATCGTGAGGAAACGGGCATCTATTTAAAGAATCCTGATTTGAAAGGTGTCTTTACGTTCATTATTAAAGAAGGCGATCAGATTAAATCGGAGTGGATGATGTTTTCTTTCTTTGCAACCGAAGCGGATGGGGTCAACCTTCAGGAATCGGAAGAAGGTAAGATTAAATGGCATCCGATCGAGGATATTAAGGACCTTCCGATGGCTGAAGGAGATTATCATATACTGGACTACCTCTTACACGGAAAGAATACGATTTATGGAACGTTTACCTATACTCCTGATTTCAAGTTATTGTCTTATCGATTAGATCCAAGTTGA
- a CDS encoding GDSL-type esterase/lipase family protein, producing the protein MKIWKIVSLVALFALIPIVYFSFYADETQSSSKKRVIALGDSLTYGYGDKQEAGYIGRLEEKVNKEHTKISYSFQNLGVPGQQSDQLLGQIVKPEVAEDLSEADVFIINIGTNDLIKNNGGDLFPLHHDKIVEAKKDYLDHLDKILNIVGTANKEADIIVLGLYNPYPDKDSDKIEAYVDDWNESMMKEAEKHENVKYVSTNPLFKGKSKENYFHDSLHPNGKGYELLADQIMKNYEF; encoded by the coding sequence ATGAAAATATGGAAAATCGTTTCTTTAGTAGCGTTGTTTGCCCTTATTCCCATCGTGTATTTTAGTTTTTATGCCGATGAGACCCAATCATCATCCAAGAAGCGGGTAATCGCATTGGGAGATTCCCTGACATATGGATATGGTGATAAACAAGAAGCGGGTTATATTGGACGGTTGGAAGAGAAAGTAAATAAAGAGCATACAAAGATATCTTATAGCTTTCAAAACCTCGGAGTACCGGGGCAGCAATCGGATCAGCTCTTGGGACAGATTGTGAAACCAGAGGTAGCAGAGGATTTAAGTGAAGCAGATGTCTTTATTATAAACATCGGGACCAATGATTTGATTAAAAACAATGGTGGAGACTTATTTCCTCTTCATCATGATAAGATTGTTGAGGCGAAGAAGGATTATCTCGACCATTTGGATAAAATCTTAAATATCGTTGGAACAGCCAATAAAGAAGCTGACATCATCGTGTTAGGTTTATACAATCCATATCCAGATAAAGATAGTGATAAAATCGAGGCATACGTGGATGATTGGAATGAATCCATGATGAAAGAAGCGGAGAAACATGAGAACGTGAAATACGTCTCCACCAATCCCTTATTTAAAGGGAAGTCCAAGGAAAACTATTTCCATGATTCTCTTCATCCAAATGGTAAAGGATACGAACTACTTGCAGATCAAATCATGAAAAACTATGAATTCTAA
- a CDS encoding MerR family transcriptional regulator, whose amino-acid sequence MENEPSYKDKKVISIGVVSELTGLTERKIRYYEEKNLIFPQRSNRGYRKYSFSDVERLMDIADQREEGVTTKEIKHELSRKERKEAKQKMIRGQLNARFGVQKK is encoded by the coding sequence GTGGAAAATGAACCTTCCTATAAGGATAAAAAAGTGATATCAATCGGTGTCGTGAGTGAATTGACCGGATTAACCGAGAGGAAGATCCGTTATTACGAAGAGAAGAATCTGATCTTTCCACAGCGTTCGAATCGAGGCTATCGCAAATACTCCTTTTCCGACGTAGAACGATTAATGGATATCGCCGACCAGCGAGAAGAAGGGGTCACGACAAAGGAAATCAAACATGAATTATCCAGAAAAGAGAGAAAAGAAGCAAAGCAGAAAATGATAAGGGGCCAGCTCAATGCGCGGTTTGGAGTTCAGAAGAAATAA
- a CDS encoding Fur-regulated basic protein FbpA has translation MPFLREAVERERQQFIRRLVEAGVYKPCDEGLKKLTLSELVYVFNKHKRE, from the coding sequence ATGCCATTTTTACGTGAAGCCGTTGAACGAGAGAGGCAGCAATTTATTCGTCGGTTAGTAGAAGCTGGTGTTTACAAGCCATGTGATGAAGGATTGAAGAAGCTGACGTTGTCGGAACTGGTGTATGTTTTTAACAAACATAAGAGGGAATAA
- the trxB gene encoding thioredoxin-disulfide reductase yields MSEEKIYDVIIVGAGPAGMTAAVYTSRASLSTLMLERGVPGGQMANTEEVENYPGFDHILGPDLSNKMFDHAKKFGAEYAYGDIKEIVDGEDFKIVKTGSKEFKARAVIITTGAEYKKIGVPGEKELGGRGVSYCAVCDGAFFKGKDLVVVGGGDSAVEEGVYLTRFANKVTIVHRRDELRAQKILQQRAFDNEKVDFIWNHTVKEINDKDGKVGSVTLVSTENGKETDFQADGVFIYIGMLPLTKPFANLGIINSEGYIETNEQMETKVPGIFAAGDVREKQLRQIVTATGDGSIAAQTAQHYIEELKEKVKNG; encoded by the coding sequence ATGTCTGAAGAAAAAATTTATGATGTAATCATTGTAGGTGCGGGCCCCGCAGGAATGACTGCAGCTGTTTATACGTCTCGCGCAAGTCTTTCAACGCTTATGCTTGAAAGAGGAGTGCCGGGTGGACAAATGGCGAATACGGAAGAAGTGGAGAACTATCCAGGCTTCGACCATATTCTGGGACCAGATCTTTCAAATAAAATGTTCGATCATGCGAAGAAATTCGGTGCGGAATACGCATACGGGGACATTAAAGAAATCGTTGACGGAGAAGACTTCAAAATCGTCAAAACCGGTTCGAAAGAATTCAAAGCGCGTGCCGTCATCATCACGACGGGTGCTGAATACAAAAAAATCGGCGTACCAGGGGAAAAAGAGCTTGGCGGACGCGGAGTATCTTATTGTGCAGTATGTGACGGAGCATTCTTTAAAGGAAAAGACCTTGTGGTCGTAGGTGGAGGAGACTCTGCTGTAGAAGAAGGGGTTTACCTGACAAGATTCGCTAACAAAGTAACGATCGTTCACCGTCGCGATGAGCTTCGTGCTCAAAAGATCCTGCAACAGCGTGCCTTTGATAATGAAAAAGTTGATTTCATCTGGAACCACACAGTGAAAGAAATCAACGACAAAGATGGCAAAGTAGGCAGTGTGACCCTTGTTTCTACAGAAAATGGAAAAGAGACAGATTTCCAAGCAGATGGTGTCTTCATCTACATCGGAATGCTTCCACTGACAAAACCATTCGCTAACCTTGGAATCATCAACTCTGAAGGTTATATTGAAACAAACGAACAAATGGAAACAAAGGTTCCTGGAATCTTTGCAGCCGGAGATGTCCGCGAAAAACAACTCCGCCAAATCGTTACCGCAACGGGTGACGGAAGTATCGCCGCTCAAACGGCTCAGCATTATATCGAAGAGCTAAAAGAAAAAGTTAAAAACGGTTAA